A single uncultured Methanobrevibacter sp. DNA region contains:
- a CDS encoding Zn-ribbon domain-containing OB-fold protein, translating into MSDTVRTWRHIQQRYNLIGSKCNTCGEVFFPSRVVCPNCRRKGDLEPFQFSGKGKIYTYSVIRSAPDDFKKSAPYAVAVIELEEGAKLTTQLVDCDVDSLEIGDDVEMVFRRIREDGKDGVISYGYKFKVIK; encoded by the coding sequence ATGTCAGATACTGTAAGAACATGGCGTCATATACAACAAAGATACAATCTTATAGGTTCTAAATGTAACACCTGTGGTGAAGTTTTCTTCCCATCTCGTGTAGTTTGTCCTAATTGTAGAAGAAAAGGAGATCTTGAACCTTTCCAATTTTCAGGAAAAGGAAAAATATATACTTATTCAGTAATCAGATCAGCACCTGATGACTTTAAAAAATCAGCTCCTTATGCTGTAGCTGTAATTGAACTTGAAGAAGGTGCAAAATTAACAACTCAACTTGTTGATTGTGATGTTGACAGTCTTGAAATCGGTGACGATGTAGAGATGGTATTTAGAAGAATCAGAGAGGATGGAAAAGACGGAGTAATCTCCTATGGATACAAATTCAAAGTTATCAAATAA
- the cfbA gene encoding sirohydrochlorin nickelochelatase, with protein sequence MDTNSKLSNNSAVILVSHGSTLPFAEEVFTEIKEKFIKKSGIAAEIGYMKVSEPTIAGAVEILKDEVKDLDKIIALPVFLAPGIHTNIDIPQLLGLEPLEVDPRCPDGNYPPEHYLSIADDVDFDGEIKLLSSIGPRDELLDIIDKRINEALSESKLEDDAKTGILLVTHGSRLNYNKEFATALYNKFEKTCELPSSFGFMELCGPSIPESINKLVDENDLERLVVVPVFIAPGMHTTHDIPHILGFLEEHEHSHDHSHSHGHGHGHDHTHDLTPVDFDGEILYPEPIKADDILIDILIKMINEAE encoded by the coding sequence ATGGATACAAATTCAAAGTTATCAAATAATTCTGCTGTAATACTAGTAAGCCACGGTAGTACTCTACCATTTGCTGAAGAGGTATTTACAGAAATCAAAGAAAAATTTATCAAAAAATCAGGAATTGCAGCTGAAATTGGTTACATGAAAGTATCCGAGCCAACCATTGCAGGAGCAGTTGAAATTTTAAAGGATGAAGTCAAAGATTTGGATAAAATCATTGCTCTTCCTGTATTTTTGGCTCCGGGAATTCACACTAACATTGACATTCCGCAATTACTGGGTTTAGAACCTCTTGAAGTCGACCCAAGATGTCCTGATGGAAATTATCCGCCGGAACATTACTTGTCAATTGCAGACGATGTTGACTTTGATGGTGAAATTAAGCTGTTAAGCTCAATCGGTCCAAGGGATGAACTTTTAGACATAATTGATAAAAGAATAAATGAGGCATTGTCAGAGTCCAAATTGGAAGACGATGCAAAAACCGGAATTTTACTTGTAACTCACGGTTCCAGATTAAACTACAACAAGGAGTTTGCAACAGCTTTATACAACAAGTTTGAAAAAACCTGTGAGCTGCCGTCCAGTTTCGGATTTATGGAATTGTGCGGACCTAGCATCCCTGAATCAATCAACAAATTAGTTGATGAAAACGATTTGGAAAGACTGGTCGTCGTTCCGGTATTCATTGCTCCGGGAATGCACACAACTCATGATATTCCACACATACTTGGATTTTTAGAGGAACATGAACATTCACATGACCACTCTCACAGTCACGGACACGGACATGGTCATGACCACACTCATGATTTGACTCCTGTTGACTTTGACGGGGAAATATTATATCCTGAGCCTATCAAAGCGGATGATATACTAATTGATATTTTAATTAAGATGATAAACGAGGCGGAATAG
- the cfbA gene encoding sirohydrochlorin nickelochelatase codes for MADKKTGILLLSHGSRLDDGEEVIKAYKEMYVEEFPDMPVEYGFMEIRKPGIPETINKLTSENDLDRIIVVPVFVAHGLHTKRDIPGLLGIESDFDPESIGGHGHHHHHHHDHDHGHDHDDHHHGHHHHHHHDHDEETFEFDGEIVLTDPLGIDTRLYEIIKDRVSDAL; via the coding sequence ATGGCTGATAAAAAAACAGGAATTTTACTTTTAAGCCACGGTTCCAGATTGGACGATGGTGAAGAAGTTATTAAAGCTTATAAAGAAATGTATGTAGAAGAATTTCCGGACATGCCTGTAGAATACGGATTTATGGAAATCAGAAAACCAGGTATTCCAGAAACCATTAACAAATTAACTTCAGAAAACGATTTGGACAGAATTATTGTAGTGCCTGTATTTGTAGCACACGGTTTACATACCAAAAGGGACATACCTGGATTATTAGGTATTGAAAGTGATTTTGACCCTGAATCAATCGGTGGACACGGACATCATCATCACCACCATCACGACCACGACCACGGACATGATCATGATGACCACCATCACGGACATCATCATCACCACCATCATGACCACGATGAAGAAACATTCGAATTTGATGGTGAAATCGTTTTAACCGATCCATTAGGAATTGATACACGTTTATACGAGATTATTAAAGACAGAGTTTCAGACGCTTTATAG
- the thiL gene encoding thiamine-phosphate kinase — protein MTLLVSDIGEKELVRYIIANSRDITPDDTAITNIDSGNLISTCDMLIQSRHFPASMPYFEMGFKSVTVNVSDLAAMGAKPLGFLLAIALPKDLELDNFKEIMEGVFKACDYYQIPLIGGDTNEASEIIITGTALGTCDRPLMKDTYSHGDLIALTGKIGLAALGFEIDGFDNIYVKKALKPEARINEGLILKDYASSATDITDGLASELYEIKKDGFGFMIHEELFDISDEYKQIADEHDLDYLDLILHVGEDFELLFTISKENFEKLPIDCMVIGEVTDSDVIELTLENGFVEKIKNKGYEHYVSE, from the coding sequence ATGACTCTATTAGTCTCAGATATTGGTGAAAAGGAATTGGTCAGATATATAATTGCCAATTCTCGTGATATTACTCCTGACGATACTGCAATTACTAATATAGACTCCGGAAATTTAATTTCAACATGTGACATGCTTATCCAGTCAAGACACTTTCCGGCCAGTATGCCTTATTTTGAAATGGGATTTAAATCAGTCACTGTTAATGTAAGCGATTTGGCTGCAATGGGAGCTAAACCATTGGGATTTCTTTTAGCTATTGCACTTCCTAAAGATTTGGAACTGGATAACTTTAAAGAGATTATGGAAGGGGTTTTCAAAGCCTGTGATTATTATCAAATTCCACTGATTGGCGGAGATACCAATGAGGCATCAGAAATTATTATAACCGGAACAGCTCTTGGAACATGTGACAGGCCATTAATGAAAGATACCTACAGTCATGGTGATTTAATTGCGTTAACAGGTAAAATAGGTCTTGCCGCTTTGGGTTTTGAAATTGATGGGTTCGATAATATATATGTAAAAAAGGCTTTAAAGCCTGAAGCTCGCATTAATGAAGGTTTAATTTTAAAGGATTATGCATCATCTGCAACTGACATTACCGATGGACTTGCTAGCGAGTTATATGAAATTAAAAAGGACGGATTTGGATTCATGATTCATGAAGAGCTTTTTGATATCTCAGATGAATATAAACAGATTGCAGATGAACATGATTTGGATTACCTGGATTTGATTTTACATGTAGGGGAAGATTTTGAATTGCTGTTTACCATATCTAAAGAGAATTTTGAGAAACTGCCGATTGATTGTATGGTAATTGGTGAGGTAACTGATTCTGATGTTATTGAACTGACACTTGAAAACGGATTTGTTGAAAAAATAAAAAATAAAGGCTATGAACATTATGTTAGTGAGTAA
- the amrS gene encoding AmmeMemoRadiSam system radical SAM enzyme, with translation MLVSNELYKKSSKTQKIRCEICANYCKIADGKVGICKQHKNINGELFDESYGIVSSLSPDPIEKKPLNKFLPGTFTYSIGGFGCNMTCLHCQNYMISQEYDKNQRGIKITSEAIVENALKYNCESIAWTYNEPTIHLPFNKKTSLMAKRENLKVIYVSNGYFSDRSLEEVLTFVDAFNIDLKSMSCDFYKKVCGADLDIVLDNIRRIYLEGKHLEITNLIINDYNDSLDEIIELCDFVVDELGPEVPLHFSRAFPYYKMNDISPTRPEILFKARDIALEKGIKNVYLGNI, from the coding sequence ATGTTAGTGAGTAATGAGTTATATAAAAAAAGTTCTAAAACACAAAAGATAAGATGTGAAATTTGTGCAAATTACTGTAAAATAGCGGATGGTAAAGTAGGTATTTGTAAACAGCATAAAAACATTAACGGGGAGCTATTTGATGAATCATACGGTATAGTATCATCTTTAAGTCCTGATCCTATTGAAAAAAAGCCTTTAAACAAATTTTTACCCGGAACTTTTACATATTCTATTGGAGGTTTTGGATGCAACATGACATGTTTGCACTGCCAGAACTATATGATATCACAGGAATATGATAAAAATCAAAGAGGCATTAAGATAACTTCAGAAGCGATTGTGGAAAATGCACTTAAATATAATTGTGAGTCAATTGCTTGGACCTATAATGAACCTACGATACACTTGCCATTCAACAAGAAAACTTCACTTATGGCAAAGCGTGAAAACCTCAAAGTAATCTATGTAAGCAACGGGTATTTTTCCGACAGATCCCTTGAAGAGGTTCTGACATTTGTTGATGCATTCAATATAGACTTGAAATCCATGTCTTGCGATTTCTACAAAAAAGTCTGCGGTGCGGATTTGGATATTGTTCTGGATAATATAAGAAGGATTTATCTTGAAGGCAAGCATCTTGAAATTACCAATCTGATTATCAATGATTATAATGATTCACTTGATGAGATTATTGAGCTATGTGATTTTGTTGTTGATGAATTGGGTCCGGAAGTGCCTTTACATTTTTCAAGGGCTTTTCCATACTACAAGATGAATGACATTTCACCTACACGACCTGAGATACTTTTTA